In the Trinickia acidisoli genome, CGACGGCCATCGCATCTGCGTAAGCTGGTTTCACTACTGGGATTTCATCGAACGCTTTCCGTCGGCAAATGCCGAGATGCTCGTGGCGGATCGTCTCTTCGTGATCGACCGCCGCCGCATTACGTGTTCGGGCGGGCGGGCATCGATCGACGTCGCCGCCGCCATCCTGCTGCGGCACTTCGATCATTCGACGGTGCAAAAGGCGCTGCGGATCCTACTCGTCGACGAAATGCAGAAGGGCAACGCGCCGCAGCCGCATCCGCCTGGGCTCGAGCCCGCAACGCATCCGAAAATCAAGCGCGCGATCTTGCTGATGGAACAGCATGTCGGGCGCGCGCTGCCGCTTGACGAGCTCGCTTGCAAACTCGATCTTTCGCCGCGTCAGCTCGAGCGGCTGTTCAAAGCGCAGACGGGCAAGACGCCGCAGACGTTCGCCAAGCACGTACGGCTGCGCACGGCCGCATGGCTGTTGACGAGCTCGGATAGAACCGTCGCCGACATTGCGTCGAGTTGCGGCTTCTCCGATGCCTCGCACCTGGGCCGGGAATTTCGCAAGCAGTACGGCATGCCGCCGATTGCGTTTCGCGAACAACGTACAGGCGACGAGTCAGACGATAAGGAGTGCGAAACATATTTCGCCGCATCGGGTGCGACGTTCTGAGCATCCGATGCATGCGTTGCGCCCCGAATCGGAAAACCCCGATCACCCGGGGTTTCGCAAGACATCACCCGCACGCGGCGGGTATCGATTTCACAGCCTCAATGCGAAGCGATATACGACTTCACCGCGGTGAGCCCGTCTTTGCCATCGAACGTCGTGACACCCGCCAGCCACTTGTCGAGCACCTGCGGGTTCTGCTTCAGCCACGCGGTCGCGGCCTTGTTCGGGTCTTCCTTGTTCATGATCGGCATCATCACGTGATTTTCGATGTCGGTCGTGAAATGCAGATTCGACACGAGCTTCGCGGCATTCGGGCAGCGCGCGGCGTAATCGGGCGGCGTCGCCGTAAAAACCTTGGCCTCGCCATAATTCGGGCCGAACACCGAATCGCCGCCGCTCAGATAATCGATCTTCATCTGCACGTTCATCGGATGCGGCTCCCAGCCGAGGAACACGATCCATTGCTTATCGCGGATGGCCCTGTTCACTTGCACGAGCATGCCGGCCTCGCTCGACTCGACGAGCTTGAATTTGCCGAGGCCGAATTGATTGCCGTCGATCATCTTCTCGATCAGCGCATTGCCGTCGTTGCCGGGCTCGATGCCGTAGATCCGGCCGCCGAGCTTGTCGGCATACTTCTGAATGTCGGCAAACGTTTTGAGGCCGCCGTTGTAGACGTAATCGGGCACGGCCAGCGTGTATTTCGCGCCGGTCAGGTTAGGCGTGCCGAGCACTTCGATCTGCTTGGCCTTGACGAACGGCTCGATCATCGGGTCCATCGTCGGCGACCAATAGCCGAGAAATACGTCGATTTGCTTGCTCTTGATGCCGGCGAACGTGATGGGCACCGACGCGATCGTTTTCGTCGGGTTGTAGCCGAGCCCCTCGAAGACGGCCGAAGCGAGGCCCGTCGTGGCCGCGATGTCGGTCCAGCCGACGTCGGCGAAACGCACGTTGCGGCACACCGCCGAATCCGAGGCATACGCGCTCGTCGTTACCAGGGCCGCGGCCGCCAAGGCCCAACCTGCTTTCATCAAGCATTGCTTCATTAGACGCTCCTCCATTCGTACAGTTATATCGGCTTATCGCCGTTTTTCGGATACATCGATACTTCGTAAGGACTCCTAAATATCCTCATCGAATCAATTCGCTTGGCGGCGTTCCCGGCTAGGCGCATAGCCGAACTGCGCGCGATAGGCTTTGCTGAAGTGGCACGGCGACTGGAAGCCGCAGACCGCCGTCACCCGTGCGATCGACGCATCGGTCGTGCGCAGCAGGTCGCGTGCGCGACGCAACCGCAACGAGAGGTAGTAGTGAGTGGGCGACACCTCGAGGTACACCTTGAACATCCGCTGCAAGTGCCGTTGCGACAATCGAACGAGCCGCGCGAGCTCCTCGAGCGATAGCGGCTCCTCGATGTTCGCCTCCATGAGCCGCACGACTTCGATGAGTTCCGCGCGCGAGAACCCGATGCGAGCATCGACCGGAATCGGTTGATGATCGGAAGCGCTGCGAATGCGCTCCAGGATGAACTGCGCCGATACTTGTGCGGCAAGGTTGCGGCCGTGCCGTTCGCCGACGAGGTGCAGCATCAAATCGAGCGGCGCCGTGCCCCCCGTGCAAGTCATGCGATCGCGATCGATGACGAACAACTCGTCCCGGAACTTCACGCGCGGAAATTCGGCATGCAACGCCGACATGTCTTCCCAATGCACGGTACAGCGATAGTCGTCGAGCAACCCCGCGCTCATGAGTGCGTAGGCGCCCGTGCAGATCGCGCCAAGCTGAACGCCGCGTTCGCCCAGGTCGGCCAGCAGCGCCTTCACGTTCGCGTCGACGACGCTGCGGATTTGCGTGCCGCCGCAAACGATGAGGGCATCGGGAATGCCGACTTCCTCGAGCGTTCTCGTCGGCGTGACGGTGACGCCGTTGCTGGCCCGCACCGGCACGCCGTCGGCCGATACGACGGACCAGCGGTAGTGCGTCGCGCGGCCGACATAGTTCGTCATCCTAAGCACCTCGACAGCGCTCGTGAATGCGATCATCGAGAAATTCGGAAGCGTCAGAAACCCGAAATGCACGGGCATCGACGGAACGGCTTCTGGCTGCATCACGGTGGCCGACGTCATGCTTGCCTCGCCTCGCTCAGCTTTGCGTAACGGGTTGCTGGGCGTTCGCGCGCAGCCGCATTACGCTGCGCAGGCCTTGGAAGCGCGGCGCGACGGCCGTGCCCGGCGTGCGACCGAAGCTTTCCGTGATCCGGTCGAGAATGATCGCGAGCAGCACGACGGACAAGCCGCTTTCGAAGCCTAGGCCGATATCCAGCCGTTGAATGCTGGCAAGCACGTCGTTGCCCAGGCCGCCCGCGCCGACCATCGACGCGATGATCACCATCGAGAGCGCCATCATGATCGTCTGGTTGACGCCCTGCATGATCGAAGGCAGGGCATTGGGAAACTGCACCTTGTAGAGCAACTGCCAAGGCGTGCAGCCGAAGGCCTGCCCCGCTTCGACGATCTCGCGATTGACATGCCGAATGCCGAGGCTCGTGAGACGCACCGCGGGCGGCATCGCGAACACGACGGTCGACAAGATCCCCGGCACGCGACCGAGGCCGAACAGCATGGCCGCCGGAATCAGATAGACGAATGCGGGCATCGTCTGCATCAAGTCGAGGATCGGGCGCACGACGAGTGCGACGTGTTTGTTCTTCGCCGTCCAAATGCCCAGCGGGATGCCGAACACGAGACTGATCAGCGTGGATGACAACGTCAACCCGAGCGTGATGACGGTTTGATCCCAAAAGCCGGTCGCGTAGATCAACAGCAGCGAAAGCGTCGTGAACAACGCAAAGCGCCAGCCGATGCGCCAAAGCCCCACGCCGATAAAGAACGCCATCAGCGCCCACATCGGGACCGCTTGCAGGCCGTGCTCGACGAGCCCGGCGAGACTGTCGATCGCGCGCCCGATCATGTCGAACGCGTGGCTGTCGTGATCGAGCAGATAGTGGACGGATTGATCGACCCAACTGCCGAGTGGAATGAGTTCAGACATGGGAGCCTCGCGTACGCGTGATGGCTTGAAGAACGACGGCACGATCGACCGAGCCGCAATAGCAGCCGTCGTCGTCGACGACGGGCAGTGCGCGCGGATGCGCCACGACGCGCGAGACGACCTGTTCGAGCGTCGCGCTGCGCGCGATGCATTCGATTTGCGCGAGGCTCGGCGTGCCGCCGCCCAGCGCGTCGCGCGTCACGAAGCCGCGAATCTTGCGCTCGCCGTCGAGCACGAAGGCATATTCGGCGCTGCCGTTCAGCGACGCGGCGACGCCCGCCGCATCGAGCTCGCGCACGAGCGGCACGGCATCGGTCTGCATCAGGTCGCCGGCCGTCAAGTAGCGGCTCGTATCGACGCCTTCGAAGAAGGCGCGCACGTAATCGTTCGCAGGACGGCTGATGATTTCCTGCGGCGTACCGAGCTGCACGACGCAGCCCCCTTCCATGATCGCGATGCGGTTGCCGATTCTGAGCGCCTCTTCGAGATCGTGCGAGACGAACATGATCGTGCGGCGCTGTTCCTTCTGAAGCTGCAGCAGCACGTTTTGCATTTCCTTGCGCTTGAGCGGATCGAGCGCGGAAAATGCTTCGTCCATGATCATCAGCGAAGGGTTGACGGTCAGCGCGCGTGCGAGGCCGACGCGCTGCTGCATGCCGCCCGAGAGCTCGGCGGGCAGCTTGTGCGCGAACGGCGCGAGCCCCACTTGCTCGAGCACCGACATCGCTCGAGCCTCGCGCGTCTTGCGCGCGACGCCGGCCACTTCGAGACCGAAGGCTGCGTTCGAGAGCACGGTGCGCTGCGGCATCAGCGCAAACGACTGGAACACCATGCTCATGTCCGTTCGGCGCAGCGCAGTCAGCTCGCTGCGCCGCGCCGCAACAACGTCGCGCCCGTCGATCAGCACTTTGCCGGCCGTCGGATCGACGAGCCGATTGATCAGTCGAATCAACGTGGACTTGCCGGAGCCGGAGAGCCCCATCAAGACGAATATTTCGCCCTCCTGAACGTCGAACGAAACATCGTGCACGCCGACGATCTGGCCCGTGCGAGCGAATATCTCGTCCTTCGTCGCGCCGGCGGCCAGCATGTCGAGCGCCTGCTTGGGGTTCGTGCCGAACACCTTGCACAGCCCCTGCACCATCACCTTCGGTGAACTCATTTCTTCCGTCTCCTTGCGGCAGGCCGACGCCTGCACAGTCTGCCTACATAGTTGCCAGAAAAAGCGCGGGGTAGCCGACGAATTCCGACGCACGCTTGCGAAAATGCGACACAGGCGCCACCGCCCATCCGCCCCTTCATCCCTGCAAGCGCCGTAGGATAAGGCGCTTCGTGTCGATTGCAATCTCCGCATGCGAGAGGCATGTCGCGAAACGACAGATCCGCGTCCGAAACAGCGTGCGCATTGCGCATATCGGTTGGCAATACTCAGCGCAATCAGATCCGTACCCGATTGGAGCCCGGGCAAGCAAGCTGACCAAGATCGATTACAACGACGACGACGGAGCGCACATGAGTCAACGCAAGACCCCGCCACGCCTATCGACCGCCGCTCTCGGCGGCGCGGCGCTATTGATCGGATCCCTGCATGCGCCGGCTGCGCTTGCGCAAACAACCGACGCGAACAGCGCGAATACAAGCGCGCCGAGCGCCGTAACGGCGGCGCCCGCCGATCCCGCCTCATCGGCGGCAAGCACGGCGCCGGCAACACTCGCGGCGACGCCCGCAGCGCCCGCCGCATCCCCCTTCATGGCCAACGTCACGCTCGCGTCGCAATACGTGTCGCGCGGCTTCCGGCAAACCTGGGGCAAACCCGCCATTCAAGGCGGTTTCGACTACACGCATCCGAGCGGGTTGTTCGCGGGGACGTGGCTCTCGAGCGTCAGCAGCAAATTCATCGAAGGCGGCACCGCCGAATGGGATTTGTACGGCGGCTACGGCGGAGCGCTCGGCGATCTGTCGTACACGGGCACGCTCTACTACTACGTGTACCCGGGCGCGCACATGGCGGCAAGCGCGACGAGCTACAACTACGGCGAGTTCGTGACGGCGCTGACCTACAAGTGGTTCACGGCCAAGTATTGGCTGACGTACACGCCGAATTACTTCGGCTACGACAGCCAGTCGCTCGGCATCGGCAGCGGCAAGAACAGCCGCGGCTCGGGCTACCTCGATCTCAATACGAACATCGACCTCACTCACGGCTTCTCGCTGCTGTTGCACTACGGCTGGGAACGCGTGCAGAACTTCTCGGCCTATAACTGGCAAGACGCGAAGGTGGCCGTCTCGAAGACGTTCGACGGCGGCTGGACGCTGACGGGCGCGATAACGAAAGGCTGGGGCGCGACCAACGTCTACGATCGCTATACGACGGGCGCACCCGATTCGTCGGGCAACATCGCCGTATCGAACCCGCTGCAAACGACGTTCTTCGCAACGATCACCAAGGTGTTTTGAAGGGCCTAGGTTCTGGGCTAGGTCCGGCGCATGCCGCCCCCCGAGAGCGGCGCCGGACGGCGTCTGCGTAGCTCGACGCCGTCCGCTTTCGTTTCATGACAGAATGGCCGCGTCTTGTCACCTGCCGATACGCGACATGCCATGTCTGACGCGCTGTGCTCCGAAGCGGCGGCCGATCATGCGCTGCGCTGCGCTTCGTGAAGTCACTATGTCGAGCACCCTTCTCCAATCGATGCTACGCGGGCGGCCTCGCCGCTCGTTCGTTCTCGCGGCTTGCGCGGCCGTCTTCGCGGCCGGTTGCTCCGTGCTCGCCGCGGCCGACCCCAATGCGCTTTGGCAAATCGTCAATTTCAATTGCGTACCCGCGGCGCACACGACGGGCAAGGCGGGCATCTGCGCGAGCGTCGATCTGCAAGGGCGCTACGCACTGCTGCACGATCGAGACGGTGTGGCCCAGCATCTGTTGATTCCGACCGATCGAATCTCAGGCATCGAAAGCCCGCTGCTGCTGGCGCCGGACGCGCCCAATTACTGGGCCGATGCATGGGATGCGCGCCGTTATGTCGAAGCCTCGTTGAACAAGGCGGGACGCGCAACGCTTGCCGACGATGAGATTGGATTGGAAATCAACTCGGCAATGCGCCGCTCGCAAGAACAACTGCATATCCATATCGACTGCATGCGCGCCGACGCCGCGTCCGCGCTCGCCCGACATCGAAGCGATCCGCCGCGCGTGTGGCGTTGGGACACGATCGATGGCGCGCGCTATCGCATCATGCGCATCCCTGGGCCCACCTTCGATTTCAATCCGTTCGACATCGTCGCGGGCGGCAAAACGAGTCCCGACATCATGGCGTCGCAGACGATTTTCGTGACGGGCGCCGGGCCATCGGCCACGGACGCAGGCTGGCTCATTCTCAACAGCAGCCTCGATACCCACGGCGGGACGGGTTCCGCCGAAACGCTGCTCGATCATCGTTGCGCGGCGGCGGAAGCGTCGTAGGCGGCGGTAGGCGCCCGCGGCGAAGAGGCGATCGAATATTCCTGTGACGCATAAATTGTGTTTATGCCCATAGAGAATATTTCACGCATACTCGGTCGCCGATAAAATATTTCCTATACGAATATTTGTTGTTTATGCCTGTGAGGCATATACTGGCTTTATTCCCCACAGGAATATCGACGATGATCATCGTGAGCACTCCATCGCAGCTTGGCGAGGTCCTACTTTCCGCTAGGAAAGCCAAAGGCATGACACAGGCTGAGGCGGCCGCATATCTCGGCGTCGGCCAGCCGCGCTTATCGTTGCTCGAAACGACGGCTACCGACTCGCTCTCGCTCGACCAAATGCTCGCCCTTTTTGCGCTATACGGGTTGGAGTTGCAGGTGCATCCGCGCGACGCCCGCTCCCACCAGGGCGCGGCAGACGACCAGCCGGAGTGGTAACACATGGGTCGCCGTTCACACACACGCGCCCTGTCCATCTGGGCCAACGGCGAACGCGTCGGCACTTGGATTCTTCCGGCAAACGGTGCGATGGAATTGCGCTACACCGAAAGTTGGAAGCAATCGGCCGTAGGCCGGCCGCTGTCTCTTTCCCTGCCTTTCGGCGTCGACGATCTTCCCTTAAGAGGGGAGCGCGTGGAAAACTATTTCGACAATCTGCTACCCGACAGCCCCGATATTCGCAAACGGATCGCGGCACGCTTCAAGACACAAACCCTGGAAGCATTCGATCTGCTCAAAGCCATCGGGCGCGACTGCGTGGGCGCCGTGCAGTTGCTCGACGAAGACGAAACGCCGAGCAACGTCGATCGGATCGAAGGCACACCGTTGTCCGCCGACGATATCGAACGCATCTTGCAACGCATGCTGGGCAGCGAGCCGATTTGGCCCACCGACGACGAGGACGATTTCCGCATTTCACTGGCTGGCGCGCAGGAGAAAACCGCCCTCCTGTATCGAGACGGTCAGTGGCTCCTACCGCGCGGCGCCACGCCGACGACGCATATTCTGAAGCTCCCGCTCGGACTGCTAGGTCGAAAGAAGGTGGACTTCCAGATCTCCGTCGAAAACGAATGGCTGTGTCTCGCCGTTCTCGACGCATACGGCTTGCCCGTGCCGAAAGCCGACGTCATGACGTTCGGCTCGCAGAAGGTATTGTGCGTCGAGCGATTCGATCGCACATACGGCCGCAATGGTGCGTTGCTGCGCTTGCCTCAAGAGGACTTTTGCCAAGCGCTCGGCGTCTCCCCACATCGCAAGTACGAAGCGCATGGCGGCCCAGGCATACGCGAGATCGCAGGCATCCTGCAACAGTCCCAGCGCGCCTCCGAAGACATCTCCAACTTCCTGCGTGCGCACATCCTCTACTGGATGCTTGCGGCGCCGGATGGCCATGCCAAGAACTTCAGCCTCCGGCTGCTGCCGGGCGGCCGCTTCCAAATGACGCCGCTCTACGACGTCATGTCGATTTGGCCCGTGGAAGGCGACGGCGGCAATCAATGGTCATGGCACAAAGCCTCGCTTGCCATGGCCGTTTGGGGCACCGGCAGGCACTACCGGATGCGCGACATCAAGCGCAGCCACTTCAACCAAACGGCCCGCCTCTGTCGCTACGGTCCCAATGCAGAGCCGCTCATCGCGGAAATTCTGCAGCGCACGCCGCAAGTGATCGAATCCGTCTCGGGCGCGCTGCCACCGCGTTTTCCCGAGAGAGTGGCCGAGCGAATCTTCAACGGCCTGCGCGAAGCGGCCGAGCGCCTGCAATCGATGGAGCCCGCGCAAGGGGATTAGGACGTCTCGCGTATTGCCTATCGGACTGCCTATTTGCAATTTTTTGCACTTTTTTCGTGTCATTCGCAAATCCGATGTTGCAAAATGCCGCGGCGCTGCACGCAAGGCGCCGCGAGCGATCCGCTTGATGAAAGCGGCCGCCCAAGGCGTATTTCGTGCTGGGCGAGAGCAATAAGCGACAGCAATAACGATCGCAATCGCAAGGGTAAGAACGAAGAGGCAGGGAACATGCAATACACCATGCACCGGTTTGCGGTCGCCGTGATCGCCGCAGTGGCCATCGCCAATCTGAACGGCTGCAGTTCGTTGTACACCGAAAGCGCTACGGCGGGCGCCGGTATCGGCGGCGCGGCGGTCGCAGCCAAAGTCACGCGCAACGCCGCCGTCGCGACCGGTATCGGCTTGGGTGCCGTGGCGGCCGCGAAAGCGGGCGTGCAGTACACGGAACGCGTCGTGCACACGCATACCCAGGACTCGATCGCAACCGCGGCGGGGCCGCTGGCGATCGGCGCGGTCGCGCCGTGGGCCATCAAGCACTCGGTACCGATCGAGGACAACGAGCACGGCCGCGTGACGGTGAGCCGCGCGATCAGCACCGGCGCGCTCGATTGCAAGGAAATCGTCTTTTCCGTCGATGAAGACGCGACGAAGAAGAAGCCTGCGTCGAGCGCGTTCTATGTCGCTTCGATCTGCCGCGACGGCAATGCGTGGAAATGGGCCTCGGCCGAACCCGCGACCGAACGCTGGGGCGCGCTCCAATGAGCGCGCGCCTCGTATTGGTCGCGCTCGTCTGCGCGGGCGTGAGCGCCGCGATGAGCGGCTGTGCGTCGATTGGGGCGGCGAGCGGCGCGGTCGCCGGCGTGGCGACAGGCGCGGTCACCGCGAACCCGGCGGTTGGGATCGGCGTCGGCATCGCCGTGCAAGCCGCGACCGATGAAGCCGTGAACCGCTACATGCGCGTCATGCATCAGGAGCAGCAGGATGCGATTGCCTCACTGGTTGGCGACCTGCCGGTCGGCGGGTCGCAACCGTGGCGGGTCAAGCATAGACTGCCGATCGAAAACGGGCACGGCGAAGTGCGGGTGACGCGCGCATTCGACACCGCGCTGGCGAGCTGTAAGGAGTTCGCGTTCTCGGTCGTCGACGGCGACAAGCCGGATGCGACGGCCGACTGGTTTACCGCGAGTGCCTGCCGGCAGGGCACGGTGTGGAAGTGGGCATCGGCGGAACCGGCGGTCGAGCGCTGGGGGACATTGCAGTAGCTATCGAGTGCCGTCCTCGCTATCCGCTTCGCTCTCACTCAGCATCGAAGCGATAAAGTTAGGATCCCTAAGTATCCACTTGCATTGCGTGACGCTTCCGCCGCACAAAGTCTTGACGGGTGGGCCGAAGCTGGGCGCAGCGTTGAGCCTCCCTTCCGATTGGCTGAAAATATTGGCCACACCCGCATAATGCGGCATACACCGATATCGTGTCGGGTCCGATACAAGGAGCCGATATGCCTCTTGCATCATGCACGTATAGATTGAACGGTGAGCAACGCTCGACGCTCACCTGCGACGGACGCTCGTTCATCGCTTTCTCCGGCAATGCCGATGACGTGAACTCGCCTACGGCCATCGCACATGTCGATTCGGGCCCGTTGCCCACCGGACGGTACTACATCGACGACGAAACGTATATCGACGGCGTAAGACGCGGCAACTTCAGGTTGCACCCGATCGGTAGCGGCCGCATCAGCAAGGGATGCATTACGCTTGTAAGCGCCACTTCATTCGCACAGTTGAGCGCATATCTCCGAGGCGGCAAAGTCGCATACATTCCGGGCACACGCATTCGCTGTTACGGCGTCGTGGAGGTTCTATGACCACTGTCTTGAAATTGCTTTTCATCATCGCGCTATCCACTGCTTTGTGTCGCTTGGTCTACGCGTCCGACGCATTCTCGGCGTGGATCAACAGCACGAGCGGCGTTCACTTTTTTGCGCCGCTTAGTCGTGGGCTCGGGTCGATCGGGCCGGAAGATGACGAAAACATCCTGCTCGCCGTCGCTCTCGGTCTTTGCTCGTTGCCATCGACGCTAGCCGTTCTGAGCGATCAGGCACTGGTACGAAAACGCTGATAAATGGAGATTGCTCGACACACGGGCGATGCCTATCCCGCCCGCAACCCACGCTCGGCCAACCAAGCCTGATTGAACAGCCGCGCGAAATACAAACTGCCGCGATCGCATAGCAGCGTCACGATCGTATGCCCCGGCCCTATCTCGCGCGCAAGCTGCACGGCCGCCGCCACGTTGATTCCCGTCGAGCCACCGACATACAACCCCTCTTCACGCAATAGCCGATAGACCATCGTCACGCAGGTCTGATCGTCGATACGCAGGGCATCGTCGATCGGCGTGCCTTCCAGATTGGCCGTCACGCGGCTCGAGCCGATCCCCTCCGTGATGGAATTGCCCTCGGCCTTGATTTCACCGGTTTTGACGAAGCCGTATAACCCACTGCCGTTTGGATCGGCCAGCACGATCTTGACCGCATCGTTGCGCTCCTTCAGAAAACGCGCCACACCCGCCAGCGTCCCGCCCGTGCCCGTCGCACAAACGAACGCATCGATCTTGCCGTCGGTATCGCGCCAGATCTCCGGACCCGTGGTTTCATAGTGCGCCTGA is a window encoding:
- a CDS encoding TorF family putative porin is translated as MSQRKTPPRLSTAALGGAALLIGSLHAPAALAQTTDANSANTSAPSAVTAAPADPASSAASTAPATLAATPAAPAASPFMANVTLASQYVSRGFRQTWGKPAIQGGFDYTHPSGLFAGTWLSSVSSKFIEGGTAEWDLYGGYGGALGDLSYTGTLYYYVYPGAHMAASATSYNYGEFVTALTYKWFTAKYWLTYTPNYFGYDSQSLGIGSGKNSRGSGYLDLNTNIDLTHGFSLLLHYGWERVQNFSAYNWQDAKVAVSKTFDGGWTLTGAITKGWGATNVYDRYTTGAPDSSGNIAVSNPLQTTFFATITKVF
- a CDS encoding choline ABC transporter substrate-binding protein; amino-acid sequence: MKAGWALAAAALVTTSAYASDSAVCRNVRFADVGWTDIAATTGLASAVFEGLGYNPTKTIASVPITFAGIKSKQIDVFLGYWSPTMDPMIEPFVKAKQIEVLGTPNLTGAKYTLAVPDYVYNGGLKTFADIQKYADKLGGRIYGIEPGNDGNALIEKMIDGNQFGLGKFKLVESSEAGMLVQVNRAIRDKQWIVFLGWEPHPMNVQMKIDYLSGGDSVFGPNYGEAKVFTATPPDYAARCPNAAKLVSNLHFTTDIENHVMMPIMNKEDPNKAATAWLKQNPQVLDKWLAGVTTFDGKDGLTAVKSYIASH
- a CDS encoding CDP-diacylglycerol diphosphatase yields the protein MSSTLLQSMLRGRPRRSFVLAACAAVFAAGCSVLAAADPNALWQIVNFNCVPAAHTTGKAGICASVDLQGRYALLHDRDGVAQHLLIPTDRISGIESPLLLAPDAPNYWADAWDARRYVEASLNKAGRATLADDEIGLEINSAMRRSQEQLHIHIDCMRADAASALARHRSDPPRVWRWDTIDGARYRIMRIPGPTFDFNPFDIVAGGKTSPDIMASQTIFVTGAGPSATDAGWLILNSSLDTHGGTGSAETLLDHRCAAAEAS
- the choW gene encoding choline ABC transporter permease subunit; this encodes MSELIPLGSWVDQSVHYLLDHDSHAFDMIGRAIDSLAGLVEHGLQAVPMWALMAFFIGVGLWRIGWRFALFTTLSLLLIYATGFWDQTVITLGLTLSSTLISLVFGIPLGIWTAKNKHVALVVRPILDLMQTMPAFVYLIPAAMLFGLGRVPGILSTVVFAMPPAVRLTSLGIRHVNREIVEAGQAFGCTPWQLLYKVQFPNALPSIMQGVNQTIMMALSMVIIASMVGAGGLGNDVLASIQRLDIGLGFESGLSVVLLAIILDRITESFGRTPGTAVAPRFQGLRSVMRLRANAQQPVTQS
- a CDS encoding cysteine synthase A, with product MPRCDGFIGAIGGTPLIRLARLSEETGCEIFGKAEFMNPGGSVKDRAALYIIRDAERRGALKPGGTVVEGTAGNTGIGLAHLCAARGYRCVIVIPETQSQEKMDLLRVLGAQVLPVPAKPYKDPDNYQKIAGRLAEQTENAIWANQFDNVVNRQAHYETTGPEIWRDTDGKIDAFVCATGTGGTLAGVARFLKERNDAVKIVLADPNGSGLYGFVKTGEIKAEGNSITEGIGSSRVTANLEGTPIDDALRIDDQTCVTMVYRLLREEGLYVGGSTGINVAAAVQLAREIGPGHTIVTLLCDRGSLYFARLFNQAWLAERGLRAG
- a CDS encoding GlxA family transcriptional regulator, whose product is MNAADPSPLVSTASRERIRFGIVLLPNFTLTAFSGFVDMLRLSADDSDFSKPVRCAWSVVGKTLAPVRASCGIQITPWETFDEAEPFDYVVVVGGLLHSGPQSDDETLAFIRRAASGSATIVGICTGVFSLMRAGVLDGHRICVSWFHYWDFIERFPSANAEMLVADRLFVIDRRRITCSGGRASIDVAAAILLRHFDHSTVQKALRILLVDEMQKGNAPQPHPPGLEPATHPKIKRAILLMEQHVGRALPLDELACKLDLSPRQLERLFKAQTGKTPQTFAKHVRLRTAAWLLTSSDRTVADIASSCGFSDASHLGREFRKQYGMPPIAFREQRTGDESDDKECETYFAASGATF
- a CDS encoding GlxA family transcriptional regulator, which gives rise to MTSATVMQPEAVPSMPVHFGFLTLPNFSMIAFTSAVEVLRMTNYVGRATHYRWSVVSADGVPVRASNGVTVTPTRTLEEVGIPDALIVCGGTQIRSVVDANVKALLADLGERGVQLGAICTGAYALMSAGLLDDYRCTVHWEDMSALHAEFPRVKFRDELFVIDRDRMTCTGGTAPLDLMLHLVGERHGRNLAAQVSAQFILERIRSASDHQPIPVDARIGFSRAELIEVVRLMEANIEEPLSLEELARLVRLSQRHLQRMFKVYLEVSPTHYYLSLRLRRARDLLRTTDASIARVTAVCGFQSPCHFSKAYRAQFGYAPSRERRQAN
- a CDS encoding XRE family transcriptional regulator, encoding MTQAEAAAYLGVGQPRLSLLETTATDSLSLDQMLALFALYGLELQVHPRDARSHQGAADDQPEW
- a CDS encoding type II toxin-antitoxin system HipA family toxin, which produces MGRRSHTRALSIWANGERVGTWILPANGAMELRYTESWKQSAVGRPLSLSLPFGVDDLPLRGERVENYFDNLLPDSPDIRKRIAARFKTQTLEAFDLLKAIGRDCVGAVQLLDEDETPSNVDRIEGTPLSADDIERILQRMLGSEPIWPTDDEDDFRISLAGAQEKTALLYRDGQWLLPRGATPTTHILKLPLGLLGRKKVDFQISVENEWLCLAVLDAYGLPVPKADVMTFGSQKVLCVERFDRTYGRNGALLRLPQEDFCQALGVSPHRKYEAHGGPGIREIAGILQQSQRASEDISNFLRAHILYWMLAAPDGHAKNFSLRLLPGGRFQMTPLYDVMSIWPVEGDGGNQWSWHKASLAMAVWGTGRHYRMRDIKRSHFNQTARLCRYGPNAEPLIAEILQRTPQVIESVSGALPPRFPERVAERIFNGLREAAERLQSMEPAQGD
- a CDS encoding tlde1 domain-containing protein, whose translation is MPLASCTYRLNGEQRSTLTCDGRSFIAFSGNADDVNSPTAIAHVDSGPLPTGRYYIDDETYIDGVRRGNFRLHPIGSGRISKGCITLVSATSFAQLSAYLRGGKVAYIPGTRIRCYGVVEVL